A genome region from Microbacterium terricola includes the following:
- a CDS encoding zinc-ribbon domain-containing protein, with translation MTTTMERPRPFPFRVRPRHGESIQSLTRRVLAANSEPADLPRVLLAEHQLAKAEWPTLLHQKNRSTPAPRPFNAGVFHRDGTTCDQCTDLLQQRWMCTLCTHGDHVEQDPHFLAPVCARHQRWVGFTETPDAQHRIGQSHLRAAARFEKLRRTSRIDPRLYGLASQHLAAELGRSESDVFPMVIDLIAQLTHPDFLRVMLDPRQTYARTFLKLQSAVTARAGSKQPDTTRALWLALRPAFAAARTASRTGEPFIAGHPHDFPVHPAAVANLPRMREREPFTRFLEQTSDTPATANSYLGDAYQRLVPGSHTRHHVCAHGHSFTRTSSDPDPRCLVCPRTGTATPGLNDIGSRPALLAQWDYERNGDLLPTMVAISSSIKVHWLCRREGHPFSATPSNRSNNDQGCPFCQNRSILPGFNDFATRHPRAFAELAPSSLTRYNPYRHTANSPIFADWVCAAGHEFRARYRERAAGHACRECRRLASVTKRGTLAEKEPLLAAEWVYTDTGKTPHDYSPHSHAPATWRCAKGHEYPMRIDRRVAGGGCPYCAGRLLLAGFNDLATRHPEIAAEWHPYLNWTRPDEVFPGSNKIWVWLCPNGHQMKRSAANRVLSGGCSECPPDERAVPRHAR, from the coding sequence ATGACGACCACAATGGAGCGCCCGCGTCCCTTCCCGTTCCGTGTCCGCCCCCGACATGGTGAGAGCATCCAGTCGCTCACCCGGCGTGTTCTGGCCGCGAATTCGGAACCCGCCGACCTGCCCCGCGTCCTCCTGGCCGAGCATCAGCTCGCGAAGGCCGAGTGGCCGACGCTTCTCCATCAGAAGAATCGGAGTACCCCGGCTCCCCGACCGTTCAACGCGGGTGTGTTTCACCGCGACGGAACCACCTGCGACCAGTGCACTGACCTGCTGCAGCAGCGCTGGATGTGCACCCTGTGCACGCACGGCGACCACGTCGAACAGGACCCGCATTTCCTCGCCCCGGTGTGCGCACGCCACCAGCGCTGGGTCGGGTTCACGGAGACACCCGACGCACAGCACCGCATCGGCCAGTCGCACCTCCGCGCAGCCGCGCGGTTCGAAAAGCTGCGTCGCACCTCCCGCATCGACCCGCGCCTGTACGGCCTGGCGTCACAGCACCTGGCCGCCGAACTCGGCCGGTCTGAGTCGGACGTGTTCCCGATGGTCATCGACCTCATCGCGCAGCTCACGCACCCGGACTTCCTCCGCGTGATGCTTGACCCCCGGCAGACTTACGCCCGCACGTTCCTGAAGTTGCAGTCCGCGGTCACTGCCCGAGCAGGGAGCAAGCAGCCCGATACGACCCGGGCACTGTGGTTGGCGCTGCGTCCCGCATTCGCTGCCGCCCGGACCGCCTCGCGCACCGGAGAACCCTTCATCGCGGGGCACCCGCATGACTTCCCCGTTCACCCCGCAGCCGTCGCGAACCTCCCACGGATGCGGGAGCGCGAACCATTCACCCGGTTCCTCGAGCAGACATCCGACACGCCCGCCACCGCGAACAGCTACCTCGGTGACGCGTACCAACGCCTCGTCCCCGGCAGTCACACCCGGCATCACGTCTGCGCACACGGTCACAGCTTCACCCGCACCAGCAGCGACCCGGACCCGCGCTGCCTCGTGTGCCCGCGCACCGGAACTGCCACGCCAGGCCTCAACGACATCGGCTCCCGTCCGGCACTGCTGGCGCAATGGGACTACGAGCGCAACGGTGACCTTCTACCTACCATGGTCGCCATTAGCAGCAGCATCAAGGTGCACTGGCTCTGCCGGCGGGAAGGACACCCGTTCTCCGCGACGCCCTCCAATCGCAGCAACAACGACCAGGGCTGCCCCTTCTGCCAGAACCGGAGCATCCTTCCCGGCTTCAACGACTTCGCCACTCGCCACCCGCGGGCCTTCGCTGAGCTAGCCCCGAGCTCCCTGACCCGATACAACCCGTACCGCCACACCGCTAACTCGCCCATCTTCGCGGACTGGGTGTGTGCGGCAGGGCACGAGTTCCGGGCACGGTACCGGGAACGCGCCGCCGGGCACGCATGCCGGGAATGCCGCCGGCTCGCTTCCGTCACCAAACGCGGCACCCTCGCGGAGAAGGAACCTCTTCTCGCGGCCGAGTGGGTTTACACCGACACCGGCAAAACCCCCCACGACTACAGCCCTCACAGCCACGCACCCGCGACCTGGCGATGCGCCAAGGGACACGAGTACCCGATGCGCATCGACCGGCGCGTAGCAGGGGGCGGCTGCCCGTACTGCGCCGGCCGCCTGCTGCTGGCAGGGTTCAACGACCTTGCCACCCGTCACCCCGAAATCGCGGCCGAATGGCACCCCTACCTCAACTGGACACGGCCCGACGAGGTCTTCCCCGGCTCAAACAAAATCTGGGTCTGGCTATGCCCGAACGGCCACCAGATGAAGCGAAGCGCCGCGAACCGCGTCCTCTCCGGGGGCTGCTCAGAATGCCCCCCGGACGAACGGGCTGTCCCTCGTCACGCCCGGTAG
- a CDS encoding FMN-binding protein — MGLGIVAAGVGFVACSAEANPGANSSAANADSTSPTPSTAVTKAPATATDTDYADGEYTATGWYGGLPSHHDVTLTIDDDVVTAVEITTPAEDETSLGYQRRFAEALPGAVIGRNIDEIALDRLAGSSGCSEGFMAALAKIKDQAAA; from the coding sequence GTGGGCCTCGGCATCGTCGCAGCCGGTGTCGGCTTTGTCGCGTGCAGTGCGGAGGCGAACCCGGGTGCGAACTCATCGGCCGCCAACGCGGACAGCACCTCGCCGACGCCGAGCACCGCTGTCACCAAAGCGCCCGCAACGGCTACGGACACCGACTACGCGGACGGCGAGTACACCGCCACCGGATGGTATGGCGGGCTGCCGTCGCACCACGACGTCACTCTCACGATCGATGACGACGTGGTGACCGCGGTGGAAATCACCACGCCCGCCGAGGACGAGACCTCGCTCGGCTATCAGCGGCGGTTCGCCGAGGCGCTACCCGGAGCCGTGATCGGGCGAAACATCGACGAGATCGCGCTCGACCGCCTCGCCGGTTCCAGCGGATGCTCGGAAGGCTTCATGGCCGCTCTCGCGAAGATCAAAGACCAGGCTGCTGCCTGA
- a CDS encoding aldo/keto reductase, with protein sequence MTVPVLTLNNGVELPAIGLGVFQTPPDETTAAVEAALRTGYRHIDTAAAYGNEREVGEGIRRSKVAREEIFIETKVWISDYGYDATLHAFDKSAAKLGIDQIDLLILHQALPSRFDLTLDAYRALERLLADGKVRAIGVSNFMPDHLTQLLAETSVIPAVNQIELHPYFQQKELQAADAEHGILTQAWSPIGGITHYRDSDRSALEDPTILEIANAHGKSAAQIMLRWGIQEGRSVIPKSTKPERIAENFEVFDFELSAEQVTAIDALDTETRGGPEPEAITLETFGRPIPEA encoded by the coding sequence ATGACCGTTCCGGTTCTCACGCTGAACAACGGCGTCGAACTCCCCGCCATCGGACTCGGCGTCTTCCAGACACCGCCCGACGAGACCACCGCCGCCGTCGAGGCGGCGCTGCGCACCGGCTACCGCCACATCGACACCGCCGCCGCCTACGGCAACGAGCGCGAGGTGGGGGAGGGCATCCGTCGCTCCAAGGTCGCCCGTGAAGAGATTTTCATTGAGACGAAGGTCTGGATCAGTGACTACGGCTACGACGCCACCCTCCACGCGTTCGACAAGAGCGCCGCCAAGCTGGGCATCGACCAGATCGATCTGCTGATCCTGCACCAGGCCCTACCCAGCCGCTTCGACCTCACCCTCGACGCCTACCGAGCGCTCGAGAGACTCCTTGCCGATGGCAAGGTACGCGCGATCGGCGTGAGCAACTTCATGCCCGACCACCTGACGCAGCTGCTCGCCGAGACCAGTGTGATCCCGGCCGTGAACCAGATCGAACTGCACCCCTACTTCCAGCAGAAGGAGCTGCAGGCGGCCGACGCCGAGCACGGGATCCTCACGCAAGCTTGGTCGCCGATCGGTGGGATCACCCACTACCGCGACTCCGACAGGAGTGCCCTCGAAGACCCGACCATCCTCGAGATCGCGAACGCGCACGGCAAGTCGGCCGCGCAGATCATGCTCCGATGGGGCATCCAGGAGGGTCGCTCCGTCATCCCCAAGTCGACGAAGCCTGAACGCATCGCCGAGAACTTCGAAGTGTTCGACTTCGAGCTGAGCGCCGAGCAGGTCACCGCCATCGACGCGCTCGACACCGAGACCCGCGGAGGACCCGAGCCCGAGGCGATCACTCTCGAGACCTTCGGTCGACCGATCCCGGAGGCGTGA
- a CDS encoding DNA N-6-adenine-methyltransferase — protein MGAEPLAELADSIRRNGLREPVVLHADDSVLDGRNRYLACRTVGVEPTFVTFRGSDEEALQFVIDTNTHRRHLTESQRALVAARLVGFSHGGDRAASVAGVPPMLTQRQAAERLGISERTVRDGKLVLDYAPDALAGEVERGLLAVRAAAEIIRAAGKDQALVAEYHRLRRASGSEEWYTPRHILALVAELLGEIDLDPASNPGDPWVTARQHFNRADDGLTRPWAGRVFLNPPWNAQGSPARWVAKLVDEYEEGDVTEAVCLLPARVNTSWMARLAIYPRVFVRGRLKFTDAAGDAPFPVALVYLGARVAEFTDIFSRVGNVYGYLAPASESLSAAQPGTASSTTAD, from the coding sequence ATGGGTGCCGAGCCGCTCGCTGAGCTTGCTGACTCGATCCGCCGCAACGGTCTGCGCGAGCCAGTCGTGCTCCACGCGGACGACTCCGTGCTCGACGGCCGCAATCGGTACCTCGCGTGTCGCACCGTAGGGGTCGAGCCGACCTTCGTCACCTTCCGGGGTTCCGACGAGGAAGCGCTGCAGTTCGTCATCGACACGAACACGCATCGTCGTCATTTGACCGAGAGTCAGCGTGCCCTGGTCGCGGCGCGGCTGGTCGGGTTCTCACATGGAGGTGATCGCGCCGCGTCTGTCGCAGGGGTGCCACCAATGCTCACTCAGCGGCAGGCAGCGGAGCGTCTCGGGATCAGTGAGCGCACGGTCCGTGACGGCAAGCTCGTGCTGGACTACGCGCCCGACGCGCTCGCCGGGGAAGTGGAGCGTGGCCTGCTGGCGGTGCGAGCCGCGGCAGAGATCATCCGTGCGGCGGGGAAGGACCAGGCGCTGGTCGCGGAGTACCACCGACTGCGGCGGGCAAGCGGTAGCGAGGAGTGGTACACACCACGTCACATTCTTGCCCTCGTCGCCGAGCTTCTCGGCGAGATCGATCTGGACCCGGCATCGAACCCGGGAGACCCGTGGGTGACCGCACGTCAGCACTTCAATCGTGCTGATGACGGGCTCACCCGCCCGTGGGCCGGCCGAGTGTTCCTGAACCCTCCGTGGAACGCGCAAGGCTCGCCTGCGAGGTGGGTGGCGAAACTCGTGGACGAATACGAGGAGGGGGACGTGACCGAGGCGGTATGTCTCCTCCCTGCCCGTGTGAACACGTCGTGGATGGCCCGGCTCGCGATCTACCCGCGGGTCTTCGTCCGCGGGCGGCTGAAGTTCACGGATGCTGCCGGTGACGCCCCCTTCCCAGTCGCGTTGGTATACCTCGGTGCTCGAGTTGCGGAGTTCACCGACATCTTCAGCAGGGTCGGGAACGTGTACGGATACCTCGCTCCCGCGTCTGAATCCCTGAGTGCGGCGCAGCCGGGGACGGCGTCCAGCACGACCGCCGACTGA
- a CDS encoding helix-turn-helix domain-containing protein — protein MAGPVTRGGVSDFTTHDFTEFRAAASESFVPLQVRCNNPGRFAGRIRMAEVDEIHVSEVSAREHTVERTPELITRGDRRYFKLSLQISGSSLLIQDNREALLQPGDIAVYDTARPYSLVFDDDFRMMVVMFPQTLLDLPAESVGQLTAVRFAHGEGLPGMIGPFLEQMANGIERLSGPTGTRLAHNAIDLVTTMFASELGALSPTGHQALATRIRRYIEDHLADPQLDPAAIAAAHFISTRHLHGIFREEGTTVSTWVRTRRLEHCRRDLADPLLADRAIGTIAARWGFIDAAHFSRLFRATFDRSPSEVRAAAIQTGSAKSA, from the coding sequence ATCGCTGGACCCGTCACCCGAGGTGGAGTCTCCGATTTCACGACCCATGACTTCACCGAGTTCCGCGCCGCCGCGAGCGAGTCGTTCGTGCCGCTGCAGGTCCGCTGCAACAACCCGGGCCGGTTCGCCGGCCGCATCCGGATGGCCGAGGTCGATGAGATCCACGTCTCGGAGGTAAGCGCACGCGAGCACACCGTCGAGCGAACCCCGGAGCTGATCACCCGGGGCGACCGCCGCTACTTCAAACTGAGCTTGCAGATCTCCGGCTCTAGCCTCCTGATCCAAGACAACCGCGAAGCGCTGCTTCAGCCGGGCGACATCGCGGTCTATGACACCGCCCGCCCCTATTCCCTCGTCTTCGATGACGATTTTCGGATGATGGTGGTGATGTTCCCCCAGACACTGCTCGACCTCCCCGCAGAGTCGGTGGGGCAGCTGACGGCGGTGCGATTCGCGCACGGCGAAGGGCTCCCGGGGATGATCGGCCCGTTCCTTGAGCAGATGGCCAATGGGATCGAGCGCCTCTCAGGCCCGACCGGCACCCGACTCGCCCACAACGCGATTGACCTCGTCACAACGATGTTCGCGAGCGAGCTCGGCGCGCTCAGCCCGACCGGCCACCAGGCACTCGCCACCCGCATCCGCCGATACATCGAGGATCACCTCGCCGACCCGCAGCTCGACCCCGCCGCGATCGCCGCCGCGCACTTCATCTCCACCAGGCACCTGCACGGTATCTTCCGCGAGGAGGGCACCACTGTCTCAACATGGGTGCGCACCCGACGGCTCGAGCACTGCCGCCGCGACCTTGCTGACCCCCTGCTCGCCGACCGGGCCATCGGCACCATCGCGGCGCGGTGGGGGTTCATCGACGCAGCCCACTTCTCGCGGCTCTTCCGCGCGACGTTCGACCGGTCGCCGAGCGAGGTACGCGCGGCCGCGATTCAGACTGGATCGGCGAAGTCCGCGTAG